From the Phyllobacterium sp. T1293 genome, the window ATTCTGGCTGGCCCAATGTTCCTCGTGGCCATTGTCGGGCTGCTCATCAATATGCTGGTGTTCTGGATTCTGACGCGCGGCGACAAGGAACACGTCAATATCAAAGGCGCCGTGCTGCATGTGATGGGTGATCTTCTGGGTTCAGTCGGTGCCATCAGCGCGGCCATCATCATCTACTTTACTGGCTGGACGCCAATCGATCCCATTCTCTCCATTCTGGTTTCCGTGTTGATCCTGCGCAGCGCCTGGGCCCTGTTGCGCAATTCCCTGCATATCCTGCTGGAAGGCGCACCTGAAAATGCCAAGCCGGAGGAAATCCAGAACTATCTGATGAGTGCTGTCACCGGACTTGCCGCCGTGCGGCATGTGCATGTGTGGCTCATCACGTCAGGCAAGGCTCTGGCCACCCTGCATGTCCAGCCAAAGGACGGAACCGATCCGCGGCTTCTGGTTAAGACCGTCGAAGCGGAACTGGCCAAGCGTTTTGATATCCAGCACGCAACCATTGCCATCGACTGGCCTGACAGCCCAAGCGATGACTGCACCATGGGCGAAAAGCCCGGGGAACATACGGATCACGATCACGCAGATCACAGCGAGACAGGCGATCATACCAATCATGACCACGATCATACGGGGCACAAACATTGATGACCCTCGACCTGCCCTCGGATTCCGACACCGCCACACTGGCCGAAACCTTTAGACTGCTTGGAGACCCGACACGCCTGCGTATCCTGTTCTTCTGTCTTGAAGCGCCGCGATCCGTGGGCGATATCGCGGAAAGTCTTCAATTGTCCCAATCGCTCGTCAGCCATCACCTGCGGCTGTTGCGCGGTGCCCGCCTCGTGCGCGGCAACCGGCTTGCCAAGCAAATTTTCTATGAACTTTCAGACAAGCATGTCAGCGGGATGCTGGCGGATATGGCTCATCATGTGCGCGAGGACGACTAAAGACTACTGACAAAAACCGGCAGCATTGTCATATCGGCCATAAAAGTTTTGCATTAGTCTGGCGAGATTGTTCCTCCCAAGCACGTTTCGCCCATGCAATTCATCACACTGCTCCGCCGACGTTCGATCGGTCTGCTCTGGTCGGGTCTGGCACTGTCTGCCATTGGTGATCAGCTCTATACGGTCGCACTGAGCTGGATCGCCGTCGATATTTTCGGCCCCTCCGCCGGCTATATAACGGCGGTCAAATCGGCCATCATCCTTGCCGTCCTGTTTTTTGGCGGTGCCATGTCGGATGGATGGGACCGGCGGCGCACGATGATCGGCGCGGATCTTTGCCGCTTTGCTGCCCTTGTGCTTGTTGTCGTGGTCTGGATGGTCGAGGGCAAACCGGATGCATGGGTGCTGGCGCTCGCCGTCGCTGTTCTTGCTGCTGGCGAGGCCCTGTTTTTGCCAGCGTTGCAGACAATCCTCCCGCAATTGATCGCCAATGAACCGGGTTTGCTGGCGGGTACCAATGCGCTGCTTGATGCGACCAACCGGCTCGCACGTTTGCTTGGCCCCGGATTGATTGCTCTTGCGGGCGCGATTATCGCGCCCATTCACTTTTTCACGGCCAATGCCGTGAGCTTTCTCTTATCCGCCGCCGCAATAGCAGCCTTACCGCTCTCAGCCTCCCAACCGGCCCTACCCGTCAGCACTGAACGAAGACACCCCTTCGCCAGCCTCCTATATGGCCATCGCGCGATGCATCGGGAACCGCTGCTCGGCTTCCTGCTCGATAGCAATGCCTTCATTGGCGGCGCATGGTATGTGGCATTCTTCCTTGCCGTTCCGTTGATCATCTCCAGCCAGTTCGATGCATCGCTGACAACAGGCTTCGGGCTTTATGGTCTTGTCATTGCGGCATTCGGCGTGAGCAACCTCATTGCCAATCTCATTGTCGGCAACCGTCCCATGCCCGAGCAACCGGCACGCATGATTTTTATGGGCGTATCGGCAACCGGCACTGGCATCCTGCTGATGGCTTTGGCCACTCTTGCACCCATGCCGGATCATTGGCGTTTGACTGCCTTCGTCCTTGCATCGGGCCTGTCCGGCTTTGGCGGCCCCTTTAAGGATGTTGCCTTTGCAACACTGCGCCAGACGCTGCTGCCATCTGCCGATATTGCACCGGCAACGCGCGCCTATATCGTCACCACCCATGTCGGCATGCTCTTCGGCATGCTGGTTGCCCCAATGGTTAGCAACAGCATCAGTCCAAGCGATCTCCTGCTGATCTGTGGCGGCGTCTATCTTGCCGTTGCCTGCACCGGATGGCTGCGCTTCGTGCGATAAAACGGGCAGAGCACCGCCCTGCCCGCTTTCTCTTAGAAACCCGACAGGACGATTTTGCCGCGTGCTCGACCGCTTTCGATCAAAGCATGGGCCTTCTTCAGATTGGCTGCGGAAATCGTGCCGAGATCGTCAGCGAGCGTAGTGCGGATCGTTCCGGCATCCACCAGTTCCGACACTTTGTTCAAGAGGCGGTGCTGTTCTTCAATATCAGCCGTATTGAAGTACGAGCGGGTGAACATCAATTCCCAATGTACCGAAACACTCTTCCATTTGAACGGCACAATGTCATAGGTCTTGGGATCATCGATCAGACCGAACCGGCCTTGCGGGGCTATCAGCGCGGCGATATCGGCATGATGTGTAGCCGAATTCGTTGTTGAAAAGACAAATGCCGGAGCGCCGATCCCCAGTGCCTCGACTTGTGCCGCAATCGGTTTCGAATGATCGATGACGTGATGAGCGCCCAGTTCCTCAACCCATTTCTTTGTCTCCGGGCGTGAAGCCGTGGCGATGACAGTCAGGTTGGTCAGTTGCCGCGCAAGCTGGACGGCAATGGACCCCACGCCGCCAGCACCGCCAATTATGAGAATGGCATTGGCTGCGCCGGGAACCGGAGTATCGATATGAAGCCGGTCAAACAGCATTTCCCATGCGGTAACAGATGTCAGCGGAAGAGCTGCCGCTGCGCTGAAATCGAGAGTTTTCGGCTTTCTTCCGGCAATGCGCTCATCGATCAGATGAAACTGGGCATTGGTTCCGGACCGATCGAAAGCTCCGGCATAAAACACTTCGTCACCGACTTTGAAATTTTTGACATCCGGCCCAATGGCGGCAACTACACCAGCCGCGTCCCAGCCGAGAACCTTGGGTTGGCCCGCTTCCGGCTGCATGCCAGCACGGATTTTCGTATCCACCGGATTGACCGATACGGCTTTCACTTCAACCAGAAGATCGCGCCCCTTTGCTTCAGGCTTGGGCAGATCAATATCGACAAGGGATGTTTCCGCAGTGATTGGCTGTGGTTCGTAATAGGCAACGGCACGCATAGGCATTCTCCAGATAAGTTGACGCTGTTCAAATGCGCGCTATGTTTGATAAGTGCAAGAATGCACAAAAATTGCATATAGTGTCATAAAGGATACCGTGATGCCGCGGGTACGCCATACGAATTTTGATTGCGCTCCGGGTTGTCCCGTCGAGGGAACGCTCAATCTGATCGGCGGCAAATGGAAAGGAATGATCCTGTTCCACCTTATGTCAGGCACATTGCGTTTCAACGAAATCCGCCGCCATTTGAACAGCGTGACACAGCGGATGCTGACCAACCAGTTGCGCGAGCTGGAAGCCGATGGCTTCATCACACGCAAGGTCTATGCGCAGGTGCCGCCCAAGGTGGAATACTCGCTCACGGATCACGGGCGCAGCCTTGAACCGATCATTTCCGCCCTCAAGGTCTGGGGTGATACGCACCTTCGCTCGGCAGCCGCCAAGGATGCAGCTGCCCGCCAGGCGGCTTAAACACCCCCACGTCATCATTGGTTCACAATTATATGGAATGATTTTTATGCTGGTCTGAGGACCTGTAACCACGTGGTTTTTGCCACTTCGCCAAAAAATTTGGCGAACCTCTCCCTTGACTCTTCCAAGACCTCCCACTATCTCCGAGCCCAGTTAGCACTCGTCAATGGGGAGTGCTAATAACGTGAACGTTCACCCGTTCGCGAAACCGTTTTGACACCAACATCAAGGGTTCTAACCATGGCCAAGACCAAGTTCCGCCCGCTTCACGACCGCGTCGTCGTACGCCGGATCGAATCTGAAGCAAAGACTGCAGGCGGCATCATCATTCCGGATACTGCCAAGGAAAAGCCACAGGAAGGCGAAATCGTCTCCGTAGGCACTGGCGCTCGTGACGAAGCTGGCAAGCTCATCCCGCTCGATGTCAAGGCTGGCGACCACATCCTGTTCGGCAAGTGGTCCGGCACGGAAGTCAAGATCGGCGGCGAAGACCTGCTGATCATGAAAGAATCCGACATTCTGGGCATCCTCGGCTAATCAGCCGGTTTTCCCTTTAATCAACAAATTTCGATCAAACCGGGTTTAATCCCAGGAGAGATAAAATGGCTGCCAAAGAAGTAAAATTCGGCCGCGACGCGCGTGAGCGTATGCTGCGCGGTGTCAACATCCTTGCTGACGCTGTCAAGGTAACGCTCGGCCCGAAAGGCCGCAACGTTGTTATCGACAAGTCCTTCGGCGCTCCGCGCATCACCAAGGACGGCGTAACTGTTGCCAAGGAAATCGAACTTGAAGACAAGTTCGAAAACATGGGTGCACAGATGGTCCGTGAAGTCGCTTCGAAGACGAACGACATTGCCGGTGACGGCACCACGACCGCTACTGTTCTGGCTCAGGCTATCGTTCAGGAAGGCGGCAAAGCTGTTGCTGCCGGCATGAACCCGATGGACCTGAAGCGCGGCATCGATCTTGCTGTTGCAGAAGTCGTCAAGCAGCTCGGCAAGAGCGCCAAGAAGATCAAGACTTCGGAAGAAGTTGCGCAGGTTGGCACGATCTCTGCCAATGGCGAGACTGAAATCGGCGAAATGATTGCCAAGGCAATGCAGAAGGTCGGCAACGAAGGTGTTATCACCGTTGAAGAAGCCAAGACCGCTGACACCGAACTCGAAGTCGTTGAAGGCATGCAGTTCGACCGCGGCTACCTCAGCCCATACTTCGTCACCAACCCTGAAAAGATGGTTGCTGACCTCGAAGACGCCTACATCCTTCTCCACGAGAAGAAGCTTTCGAACCTTCAGGCTCTCCTGCCTGTACTCGAAGCTGTTGTTCAGACCTCCAAGCCACTCGTCATCATTTCTGAAGACGTAGAAGGCGAAGCACTTGCTACGCTCGTCGTCAACAAGCTGCGCGGCGGCCTGAAGATTGCTGCTGTCAAGGCTCCTGGCTTCGGCGATCGCCGCAAGGCCATGCTCGAAGACAT encodes:
- a CDS encoding cation diffusion facilitator family transporter, translating into MSQSHEGHDHAPKITNDNQRKVLIAFIITFTYMVVEVIGGLMSGSLALIADAGHMLTDAGALALSYSAFRFGQRAADQNRTFGYLRFEVIAGLVNALALFAIVIWIAIEAIDRFRTPGEILAGPMFLVAIVGLLINMLVFWILTRGDKEHVNIKGAVLHVMGDLLGSVGAISAAIIIYFTGWTPIDPILSILVSVLILRSAWALLRNSLHILLEGAPENAKPEEIQNYLMSAVTGLAAVRHVHVWLITSGKALATLHVQPKDGTDPRLLVKTVEAELAKRFDIQHATIAIDWPDSPSDDCTMGEKPGEHTDHDHADHSETGDHTNHDHDHTGHKH
- a CDS encoding ArsR/SmtB family transcription factor, with protein sequence MTLDLPSDSDTATLAETFRLLGDPTRLRILFFCLEAPRSVGDIAESLQLSQSLVSHHLRLLRGARLVRGNRLAKQIFYELSDKHVSGMLADMAHHVREDD
- a CDS encoding MFS transporter; the encoded protein is MQFITLLRRRSIGLLWSGLALSAIGDQLYTVALSWIAVDIFGPSAGYITAVKSAIILAVLFFGGAMSDGWDRRRTMIGADLCRFAALVLVVVVWMVEGKPDAWVLALAVAVLAAGEALFLPALQTILPQLIANEPGLLAGTNALLDATNRLARLLGPGLIALAGAIIAPIHFFTANAVSFLLSAAAIAALPLSASQPALPVSTERRHPFASLLYGHRAMHREPLLGFLLDSNAFIGGAWYVAFFLAVPLIISSQFDASLTTGFGLYGLVIAAFGVSNLIANLIVGNRPMPEQPARMIFMGVSATGTGILLMALATLAPMPDHWRLTAFVLASGLSGFGGPFKDVAFATLRQTLLPSADIAPATRAYIVTTHVGMLFGMLVAPMVSNSISPSDLLLICGGVYLAVACTGWLRFVR
- a CDS encoding zinc-binding alcohol dehydrogenase family protein; this encodes MRAVAYYEPQPITAETSLVDIDLPKPEAKGRDLLVEVKAVSVNPVDTKIRAGMQPEAGQPKVLGWDAAGVVAAIGPDVKNFKVGDEVFYAGAFDRSGTNAQFHLIDERIAGRKPKTLDFSAAAALPLTSVTAWEMLFDRLHIDTPVPGAANAILIIGGAGGVGSIAVQLARQLTNLTVIATASRPETKKWVEELGAHHVIDHSKPIAAQVEALGIGAPAFVFSTTNSATHHADIAALIAPQGRFGLIDDPKTYDIVPFKWKSVSVHWELMFTRSYFNTADIEEQHRLLNKVSELVDAGTIRTTLADDLGTISAANLKKAHALIESGRARGKIVLSGF
- a CDS encoding winged helix-turn-helix transcriptional regulator encodes the protein MPRVRHTNFDCAPGCPVEGTLNLIGGKWKGMILFHLMSGTLRFNEIRRHLNSVTQRMLTNQLRELEADGFITRKVYAQVPPKVEYSLTDHGRSLEPIISALKVWGDTHLRSAAAKDAAARQAA
- the groES gene encoding co-chaperone GroES: MAKTKFRPLHDRVVVRRIESEAKTAGGIIIPDTAKEKPQEGEIVSVGTGARDEAGKLIPLDVKAGDHILFGKWSGTEVKIGGEDLLIMKESDILGILG
- the groL gene encoding chaperonin GroEL (60 kDa chaperone family; promotes refolding of misfolded polypeptides especially under stressful conditions; forms two stacked rings of heptamers to form a barrel-shaped 14mer; ends can be capped by GroES; misfolded proteins enter the barrel where they are refolded when GroES binds), encoding MAAKEVKFGRDARERMLRGVNILADAVKVTLGPKGRNVVIDKSFGAPRITKDGVTVAKEIELEDKFENMGAQMVREVASKTNDIAGDGTTTATVLAQAIVQEGGKAVAAGMNPMDLKRGIDLAVAEVVKQLGKSAKKIKTSEEVAQVGTISANGETEIGEMIAKAMQKVGNEGVITVEEAKTADTELEVVEGMQFDRGYLSPYFVTNPEKMVADLEDAYILLHEKKLSNLQALLPVLEAVVQTSKPLVIISEDVEGEALATLVVNKLRGGLKIAAVKAPGFGDRRKAMLEDIAILTGGQVISEDLGIKLESVTLDMLGRAKKVSITKENTTIVDGHGKKGEINARVGQIKQQIDETTSDYDREKLQERLAKLAGGVAVIRVGGATEVEVKEKKDRVDDALNATRAAVEEGIVPGGGVALLRASANLTLKGANTDQDAGINIVRRALQAPARQIATNAGDEASIVVGKILDNKKETYGYNAANGEYGDLIALGIVDPVKVVRTALQDAASVAGLLVTTEAMITEAPKKDNGAAPQMPGGGMGGMGGMDF